In the Engystomops pustulosus chromosome 2, aEngPut4.maternal, whole genome shotgun sequence genome, one interval contains:
- the CHST10 gene encoding carbohydrate sulfotransferase 10, which yields MHHRWLLLLACFWVLFMLLVASKFIALTMRSPEGYGIRQGSLTVLPELEKMTVTEARKFQMDGQPTADTLKNMTFIDVIQKERQELLRSICGNGSQGNRSHSAISKFVLDRIFVSDKHKILFCQTPKVGNTQWKKVLIVLNGAFSSIEDIPENVVHDHDKNGLPRLSSYSMADVRERLNSYFKFLIVRDPFERLISAYKDKFVHNPRFEPWYKHNIAPVIIRKYRKDRSEIRGGLQFQDFVRYLGDPNHRFMDLQFGDHIIHWVTYVELCAPCEINYNVIGHHETLEEDAPYILREAGIEKLVSYPAIPPGITKYNQSKVEYYFSKVSKRDIKRLYDRFEGDFKLFGYKEPTFLFH from the exons ATGCACCATCGTTGGCTGCTTCTACTTGCATGCTTCTGGGTTCTGTTCATGCTTCTAGTTGCAAGCAAGTTCATTGCTCTCACAATGAGAAGTCCCGAGG GGTATGGAATAAGGCAGGGATCGTTGACCGTCTTACCTGAACTGGAGAAAATGACTGTGACTGAagcaagaaaattccaaatggatGGCCAG CCAACAGCAGACACGTTGAAAAATATGACCTTCATCGATGTCATCCAAAAGGAACGACAGGAACTACTGAGAAGTATATGCGGGAATGGATCACAGGGGAACCGCTCACATTCTGCCATCTCCAAGTTTGTGTTGGATCGCATCTTTGTCTCTGACAAGCACAAGATATTGTTTTGTCAGACGCCTAAAGTGGGAAATACCCAGTGGAAAAAAGTTCTTATTGTCTTAAACG GGGCATTTTCATCGATTGAGGATATCCCAGAAAATGTGGTACATGACCATGACAAGAATGGTCTTCCTAGGCTATCCTCATATAGTATGGCAGATGTGCGGGAAAG GCTGAATTCGTATTTCAAGTTTCTTATTGTCAGAGATCCCTTTGAGAGACTTATTTCTGCGTATAAAGATAAGTTTGTACACAATCCCCGCTTTGAGCCATGGTACAAGCACAACATTGCTCCTGTTATTATTCGCAAGTATAGGAAAGATCGCTCTGAAATCCGGGGTGGTCTACAGTTTCAAGACTTTGTACGATACCTGGGTGATCCAAACCACAGGTTTATGGATCTCCAGTTTGGGGACCATATAATCCATTGGGTGACTTATGTGGAACTTTGTGCCCCTTGTGAAATAAATTACAATGTCATTGGGCATCATGAGACTCTGGAGGAAGATGCTCCGTACATCTTAAGGGAGGCGGGCATAGAAAAATTAGTGTCTTATCCTGCAATACCACCAGGAATCACAAAGTACAACCAATCTAAAGTGGAATATTATTTCTCCAAAGTATCCAAGAGGGACATCAAGCGTCTTTATGACAGATTTGAAGGAGACTTCAAGCTTTTTGGATATAAAGAGCCTACATTTCTATTCCATTAG